From Pseudoalteromonas rubra, one genomic window encodes:
- the rapA gene encoding RNA polymerase-associated protein RapA — MNFSLGQRWISDTESDLGLGTIVALEGRQVTILFPASGENRVYSVQEAPVTRVIFNPGDVIRCVDEWEMRVEKVEEQGDLLCYHGERIDNEEPVTLKETFLDHFIKFNKPQDRLFAGQVDRFDRYTLRYQTWQHQFNRQQSHLKGLIGQRASLIPHQLYIADEVGKRFAPRVLLSDEVGLGKTIEAGMILHQQILMGRASRVLIVVPESLQHQWLVEMLRRFNLHFSIFDEDRCDEAFADSPNVFETEQLVLVSLEFITKKRRWFEQATLADWDLLVVDEAHHLTIEKDKPSTEYQRIAELSQDIAGLILLTATPDQLGHRSHFARLQLLDPDRFYDYDAFVEEESHYKEVADAANKLLQDAALDDKAKATLTELLKETDITDLLSQVEQGEESAKQTLLNNLLDRHGTGRILFRNSRSGIDGYPSRILHACPVEMPKQYKTAISVMGNLGGIQSADKSALRALFPEKIFQEFEGESASWTQFDPRVAWLIDKLKELKQQKVLLICAEAQTAISLEQTLREREGIKSAVFHEGMSILERDRAAAYFADEYDSAQVLLCSEIGSEGRNFQFAHHLVLFDLPLNPDLLEQRIGRLDRIGQQQDVNIHVPYFANTAQEVLLRWYDEALDAFETTSTTGQLLYKEFSEDLLELVAAHNCDEEELDPLLEQVAKQNTVLRAKMEQGRDRLLELHSSGMGKADGIVEEIEALDDDVVLPTYMINVFDIFGVNQEDKGENTIILKPTEHMLNPSFPSLKDDGITVTFDRATSLSQEDAQFISWDHPMVEGVMDMICDDDFGCASVALLKNNKLPVGTFFVELIFVAETSAPKSLQIGRFMPPTPIRVLMDKSGNDLAQNVAFDAFNNQLSAVGRQTASKLANALQSGIHPLISKAEEQAKAQMADLQQAAQAQMETRLSDEQARLQALKAVNPNIRDEEIQVFDKQRSALSEHISKAQVKLDAIRLIVVAH; from the coding sequence ATGAATTTTTCCTTAGGTCAGCGCTGGATCAGTGATACTGAGTCAGATTTAGGATTGGGCACCATAGTGGCATTGGAAGGTCGCCAGGTGACCATATTGTTTCCTGCCAGTGGTGAAAACCGCGTGTATTCTGTACAGGAAGCCCCGGTTACCCGCGTGATTTTTAATCCCGGCGATGTGATCCGCTGTGTTGACGAATGGGAAATGCGTGTTGAAAAAGTTGAAGAACAAGGCGACTTGCTGTGTTACCACGGCGAACGTATCGATAACGAAGAACCAGTCACATTAAAAGAAACCTTTTTGGATCACTTCATTAAGTTTAATAAGCCTCAGGACCGCTTATTTGCAGGTCAGGTTGATCGATTTGACCGTTACACGCTGCGCTATCAAACCTGGCAACATCAGTTCAATCGCCAGCAGTCTCATTTAAAAGGCCTCATTGGTCAGCGTGCCAGCCTGATCCCTCACCAGCTTTATATAGCCGATGAAGTAGGCAAACGTTTCGCGCCCAGAGTTTTACTGTCGGACGAAGTTGGTTTAGGTAAAACCATTGAAGCCGGCATGATCCTACATCAGCAAATTCTGATGGGCCGTGCCAGCCGTGTACTGATCGTCGTGCCTGAAAGCCTGCAACATCAGTGGCTGGTTGAAATGCTGCGCCGCTTCAACTTGCACTTCTCTATTTTTGATGAAGACCGCTGTGACGAAGCCTTTGCGGATTCACCAAACGTATTTGAAACCGAGCAATTGGTGTTGGTGAGCCTGGAATTTATCACCAAGAAACGCCGCTGGTTTGAGCAGGCAACGTTAGCAGACTGGGATCTGTTGGTTGTTGATGAAGCGCACCACCTGACGATAGAAAAAGACAAACCAAGCACCGAGTACCAACGCATTGCTGAGCTAAGCCAGGACATTGCTGGTTTGATCCTGCTGACCGCCACACCAGATCAACTTGGCCATCGCAGCCACTTTGCTCGTCTGCAATTGCTTGACCCTGATAGATTTTACGATTACGACGCTTTTGTGGAAGAAGAAAGCCATTATAAAGAAGTCGCCGATGCCGCCAATAAACTGCTACAAGACGCCGCGCTGGACGACAAAGCCAAAGCAACCCTGACCGAGCTGTTAAAAGAAACCGACATCACCGATCTGCTTAGCCAGGTTGAACAGGGAGAGGAGTCGGCCAAACAAACGCTGCTAAACAACCTGCTTGACCGCCATGGCACAGGCCGTATTTTATTCCGCAACAGCCGCAGTGGTATTGACGGCTACCCTAGCCGTATATTGCATGCCTGTCCTGTTGAGATGCCAAAGCAGTACAAAACCGCTATTTCTGTCATGGGTAACCTGGGCGGTATTCAAAGTGCAGATAAAAGTGCTCTGCGAGCTCTGTTCCCGGAAAAAATCTTCCAGGAGTTTGAAGGCGAAAGCGCCAGCTGGACCCAGTTCGACCCGCGTGTTGCCTGGCTGATCGATAAGCTCAAGGAGCTTAAACAGCAAAAGGTGCTACTGATCTGTGCTGAAGCACAAACCGCCATCAGCCTGGAGCAAACCCTGCGTGAACGCGAAGGCATTAAGTCAGCCGTATTCCATGAAGGGATGTCTATCTTAGAGCGTGACCGCGCTGCGGCGTACTTTGCCGATGAATATGATTCTGCCCAGGTACTGCTGTGTTCAGAAATTGGCTCAGAAGGGCGTAACTTCCAGTTTGCCCACCACCTGGTACTGTTCGATTTGCCGCTGAACCCGGATCTGCTGGAACAACGTATTGGTCGTCTGGATCGTATTGGTCAGCAGCAGGATGTGAATATTCATGTGCCTTACTTTGCTAATACTGCCCAGGAAGTACTGCTACGCTGGTATGACGAAGCACTGGATGCGTTCGAAACCACCAGCACCACTGGCCAGTTGCTTTACAAAGAATTCTCTGAAGATTTACTCGAACTGGTTGCCGCACACAACTGTGACGAAGAAGAACTAGACCCGTTACTTGAGCAGGTTGCCAAACAGAACACTGTGCTACGCGCCAAAATGGAGCAAGGTCGCGACCGTCTGCTGGAACTGCATTCAAGCGGTATGGGCAAAGCCGATGGCATTGTTGAAGAAATTGAGGCGCTGGACGACGACGTTGTCTTACCCACTTACATGATCAATGTGTTCGACATCTTTGGAGTAAACCAGGAAGACAAAGGTGAAAACACCATTATCCTGAAGCCAACCGAGCACATGCTCAACCCGTCTTTCCCAAGCCTGAAAGACGACGGCATCACAGTAACGTTTGACCGTGCTACTTCACTTTCACAGGAAGATGCTCAGTTTATCAGCTGGGATCACCCTATGGTGGAAGGCGTGATGGACATGATCTGTGACGACGACTTTGGTTGTGCCTCAGTTGCCCTGCTGAAGAACAACAAACTGCCGGTAGGTACTTTCTTTGTTGAGCTGATCTTTGTGGCCGAAACGTCGGCGCCGAAATCACTGCAAATTGGCCGTTTCATGCCACCCACACCGATCCGGGTGCTAATGGATAAAAGCGGTAACGATCTGGCACAAAACGTGGCATTTGATGCCTTTAACAACCAGCTCTCTGCCGTTGGTCGTCAGACCGCCAGTAAACTGGCCAATGCACTGCAATCGGGTATTCACCCGCTGATCAGCAAAGCCGAAGAGCAGGCCAAAGCACAGATGGCTGACCTGCAACAGGCTGCACAAGCACAGATGGAAACCCGCCTGAGTGACGAGCAGGCCCGCTTGCAGGCACTGAAAGCGGTTAACCCGAATATCCGCGACGAAGAAATTCAGGTATTCGATAAACAACGCAGTGCACTTAGCGAGCACATCAGCAAAGCTCAGGTCAAACTGGACGCCATTCGCCTGATTGTAGTAGCGCACTAA
- a CDS encoding helix-turn-helix transcriptional regulator — protein MKNNSNLRKDKVNKFRDQVRVSLRRVRLEMDLSQQGLAKKLGVDQSTISNWESGRTDLTHVQMFEIMLICGKDIFAAYLGFLPERDSTSSQEEQKDSIKKQD, from the coding sequence ATGAAGAACAACTCAAACCTAAGGAAAGACAAGGTTAATAAGTTCAGAGACCAGGTCAGGGTGTCTCTGCGCAGAGTGCGCCTTGAGATGGATCTGTCTCAGCAGGGGCTGGCAAAAAAGCTGGGGGTCGATCAGAGCACCATCAGCAACTGGGAATCCGGCCGCACCGATTTAACCCATGTACAAATGTTTGAAATTATGCTGATATGCGGTAAAGATATCTTTGCTGCCTATCTTGGCTTTCTGCCCGAAAGGGATAGCACATCATCACAAGAAGAACAAAAGGACAGTATTAAAAAGCAGGATTAA
- a CDS encoding PhoH family protein encodes MGNDDLDRKMYVLDTNVLLHEPLAFFSFQEHDVVIPMTVLEELDHIKDRKRDVSSDARVAIRSLDDVLRNASPEQMLEGVSLPKVQRDTHKPASSGKLIVINDHLYPDSISGLPGNENDHRIINCAIQLQKQYSDKKVVLVTKDINMRLKAKGAGLKFVEDYRTDQLIDDINLLTSGYNKFTGDFWANVGECQTEQQGRYTLHQVPAKLMPEVFVNEYLIDDGEHFAARVVGYDTEHVTLKDISVERLMHQQAWGVAPKNVYQGMALDALLDPNIELVILTGPAGCGKTLLALASALEMIIEKGVYDKVIVTRNTPEIAESIGFLPGTEEEKMAPWLAAITDTLEVLHKHDESPISSRNYIMEKANIQFKSVNFMRGRSIQNAVVILDESQNLTASQLKTIITRCGEGTKLICTGNLAQIDSNYLTPVTSGLTYIVERFKDFEGSATINLNGVVRSRLASFAEQNL; translated from the coding sequence ATGGGAAATGATGACCTCGACCGTAAAATGTATGTGTTAGATACCAACGTACTTCTTCACGAACCCCTCGCTTTCTTTTCATTTCAGGAACACGACGTAGTAATCCCCATGACAGTTCTGGAAGAGCTGGACCACATAAAAGACAGAAAACGCGACGTCAGCAGCGATGCCAGGGTGGCCATTCGCAGCCTTGATGACGTGTTGCGTAACGCCTCGCCAGAGCAAATGCTGGAGGGGGTTTCCTTGCCCAAAGTGCAGCGCGATACGCATAAACCCGCGAGCAGCGGTAAGCTCATCGTGATTAACGATCACTTGTATCCGGACAGCATCTCTGGTTTACCGGGTAACGAAAATGACCACCGAATTATTAACTGCGCCATTCAATTACAGAAACAATACTCAGATAAAAAAGTGGTGCTAGTCACCAAAGACATTAATATGCGCCTTAAGGCCAAAGGGGCCGGACTCAAATTTGTAGAGGATTACCGCACTGACCAGCTCATTGATGACATTAACCTGCTGACCTCGGGGTATAATAAGTTTACCGGGGACTTCTGGGCCAATGTGGGTGAGTGCCAGACAGAGCAGCAGGGCCGTTACACCTTGCATCAGGTGCCCGCGAAACTAATGCCGGAAGTCTTTGTCAATGAATACCTGATAGATGATGGGGAGCACTTTGCTGCCCGGGTGGTGGGCTATGATACAGAGCACGTAACACTAAAAGACATTAGCGTTGAGCGCCTGATGCATCAACAGGCCTGGGGCGTAGCGCCTAAAAATGTCTATCAGGGTATGGCGCTGGATGCGTTGCTGGATCCAAATATCGAGTTGGTGATCCTGACAGGCCCGGCTGGTTGCGGTAAAACCTTACTGGCGCTGGCCAGTGCGCTGGAAATGATCATAGAGAAAGGTGTATACGATAAGGTGATTGTAACTCGTAACACCCCGGAAATTGCAGAAAGCATTGGCTTTTTACCGGGCACGGAAGAAGAAAAAATGGCCCCTTGGCTGGCGGCAATCACGGATACGCTGGAGGTATTACACAAACACGACGAGAGCCCCATTTCGAGCCGTAACTATATTATGGAAAAGGCCAACATCCAGTTTAAGTCGGTCAACTTTATGCGTGGACGCAGTATCCAAAATGCGGTGGTGATTTTGGACGAGAGCCAGAACCTCACAGCCTCTCAGTTAAAAACCATTATCACGCGCTGTGGTGAGGGCACTAAACTTATTTGTACCGGTAACCTGGCGCAGATAGACAGTAATTATCTGACCCCTGTGACTTCAGGGCTGACTTATATTGTTGAGCGCTTCAAAGATTTTGAAGGCTCTGCCACCATTAATCTTAATGGCGTGGTGAGAAGTCGCCTCGCGTCATTTGCCGAGCAAAACTTGTAA